The window atatttgttaccactaattataatataatctaaAGACATAtggatattaattaatagatataataataataacatttctatcacttttttttatcacttgttATTATCTTGGttaattatgttttgtgtatTAGTATAAGTATcatttatctatctatatatctaattattaaaactatttattattaagattatattatatatacttgttataaaatttgatcacttttaattattattattatatttaatgagtttttattttttattgtaagactaaaattattttttatttaattgttattgtaattgtgagactaaaaaatatttcaaattttgaaataaaaaattaatatgaataagAAATACACGTGTTTCCttcttatattatttgaataaaaattaattttagttttatgtgtaaaactaataaataattttataaaattcattgtttattaaatatttatttgttagaaattaaatttttaagtaattaattaagatgGTGTTTGGTTGATTTAAACTGAATTATATTTGagatgattttttcaaaaattgatgtgAATCacatacatttatattttactttaatttaaatattttacctTTTTCCATCTCAATTCCCTTTCGCACATCTATCATTCCTTCAAACTAAACTCaccttaaagtaaaaaaaaaaataaaatccagcCCCCTTCCATGATTTATGCTGTGATACCTAATTTTCGTTGTAGAATTATAGTctcggattaaaaaaatatatatgaaaaattgtaAAAGAATAAGATGCAAAAACGTATTGGATGAGGTAATTTACTCTGCTCCATGCATGATGCAAAttgagcctttttttttttttaagacatgGTGCTAGAACACTAGTCATCAGAACCTTTGACTTTTAGGGGAAGGGGTGTTTACTCATCACTTATATTTTAGTAACATGTGCAATCACAAAATTCAAGACTTAATTAAATTGATGTTTTTAGCTAAGCAATACTACTTATGATCCCTTTTATGAGAACGAGaacatattataaataaaagattcttccaaactataaaaataaattgctaataattttaataatgttatctTAATTAACTAAATATCTTGTGACGTTGTTAAAAAACTAGAGGTAATAATACAAATACGATGATATCTTGGACCCTATGTCCTTAGTATCAACTAANNNNNNNNNNNNNNNNNNNNNNNNNNNNNNNNNNNNNNNNNNNNNNNNNNNNNNNNNNNNNNNNNNNNNNNNNNNNNNNNNNNNNNNNNNNNNNNNNNNNCTCACCAGTTCGGCTGCATTGATTACAACTACGGTGCCATGACCTTTGTACAGTAGTAAAATTGTTATGAAGGACCTTGAAGGCTTCTAATCTATAAAAGAGCAAGTCATTTATGCTTTGCAGAAGTTGTTTTGCCTGCTCCTGTGGAATTCCGATTGCCTGAAGATCATATTTATCCATTGTTCAACTCACCTGCCTAAAAGTAGGGATGATATGAAACTTACGACTATTTCCTCAACATTCAAAGCCAAGCAAGAGTCAACTGAGAATCCCAACTCTAACATCAGCTTTTCCAAGCGATTCACATTTGTCAAATACAAATAGCCAACCTAGTTCAATCTCTGGGTCAGAGAAGAGTCTGAAAACAAGTTTCAAATCATAGGAAGTTATTTGTTTTAGGATTATTCTTATCAAATTCTCTGATTTTCAAATACAAATGAATAATAAGATGGATATGTTGCAACACGCATGTAAGCAGAAATTGCAAAGCATTGAGTTGGAAACTAGTTCTTACCCCTTAATAGTTGATTGTGCTACATATattgcacaaataaaaataagcacACAAATATTGTCATATAAGCTTTGTTTCAAAGAGTAGAGCTGCAGCTTGGAAATATGTGGGTGTACGTGGGTAAGGTGACAAATGTTCTCATGAGAAATACAAATCTTTACCATGTATGTATGATTAAGACTTGTTCGCATAAGAACCATTTTCAGGCTTAAATGTGATCTTTAAAATACCATGATTTTCTAATTTGGTCTGTCATTTATAAAAAGTTGTAATTTAgtcttcataatttttttccctttcctaTATAGTTCTTTGTTAGTCTTCCATTTGCTTTGTCAGTTAGATGTTTACATGTCTCCTGGGAATGGAGAATCAAATGGTGAACTTGTTATATTAGAGGGGAACCAAATGGATAAGAAAtgcttgcattttcattttattattatgtatagtCATTTATGAATATCACGCAGTGTACataatatttgttgttttatattaaaatagaataaGATATGGGTTtcataagagagaaaaagaagaatatagcacaattttttaaaattagaaaatagcaAATTTAGGCATAGTTTGATGGAAGGACTGTAATATAGTCAAAATACATAAACTCAATATGATGAGCCTAATAATGAGGGTTTTGAGTAGGATGGTCAAGTTTGTAGGTTCAATTTTCAttatagtttttatatattaaaaaacgaatatataatttattgggTTAGTTAGgtttttaatctcttaattttttaaaattataaattttagtctaaaaaaaaattcgctaatattttttaataatttagtatTGATGTGACAAAGGATTAATTATATGTGTTTGCAcaacacacaacacaacacattaTGTAAGGTGATATCACATTAAATTCAGAAGGCTGGCACATGGTGCTTACTTGTGGTGTTACGTGACTATCATGTTTTGTGCTGATGTAAACAATTGTTATGTCAACACCTAATAGATCCATTTAAATGACAAGATCTACCTGCATGCTTGTTTAAGTGTTAGAACATATGTTGAATGACATTTCATGCTTTTCAATGCATCAAATGAGGGGGAAaatgaagttttttatttaaagtaaaacTTTTAAACACATTCTAAAAATGCTCACACAAAATTTAGgaagattaaaaattatcaaaataaaattgaagaactaaaaattgaaacatGTATAAGTtgaataactaaaaacttaattaatcataaattattttttaaaaaaatgtataagttTGTAATGTAACGACGCCGTAAAAGCAAATGATACAATACAATAGTGCATTGGGATCAATcctttattcattcattcattgtaGCGCTTGCTGGGTTTGCCGTGTTCGCGTTCGTTGTTCGATCGGAGAAGACCCTTTTCCCTCTCGTAGGTtcactctcttttctctctctctctctctctttgtctACGATTCTAGTCTCCTTCTAAAGCATCTATTTACTGTATTTATCTACCTACGAATTgaattgagttttatttttcattgttatggttatcattatttttattattcgtTTCGCCTTTTCTTCTTGCAATTGCAATTGTAACTGTCAGAGGATATCAACATGTTTgtaattgtaattgtaattgaAATTGAATCTTCGTTTACCCTTTTAGGTCACTTGAGATGGCATCAAGACACCGTGTTCACAGAGAACCCTTGAATGCTCGAAGGGGGTACCCGCCAGAAGGGCCATATGCTCGCGTGCCTCCCATGCCTCGCCCGCCACCTCCTATTCCTCCTCATCCGGCTGTGTTGGAAGAGGAACTTGAATTTCAGCATGCCGAGATGCGGAGACTCGTGGCAGACAACAGGAGGTTGATTGATGACCGAATGGCGTTGCAGCGAGACCTTGGGGCCGCTAAGGAGGAGCTTCATCGCATGAATCTTGCCATTGGTGACATTCGCGCCGAGCATGAGGCTCATTCGAGGGAGCTTGTTGAGAAAGGCATGAAGATGGAGGCTGACCTTAGGGCAAATGAGCCTTTGAAGAATGAGGTCATGCAACTGCGATCTGAAGTTAAGAAACTTAACAATCTCAAACAAGAGCTGACAGGTAAGGTTCAGACACTCACTCAAGATGTTGCAAGGTTACAAGCAGATAATCAACAAATTCCTATGATGAGGGCTGAGATTGATGGTTTGCACCAAGAGCTAATGCGTGCCAGGTGTGTGCCTCAATGGCTGACATGGTTTCTGTTTTCTATTGCCAAACCCTTTTGTGGTTGGCATTTCCACATTTGTACGCCTAAACTGatgatgatttcattttttgtttttcagaaCCATGGTGGATTATGAAAAGAAGGCAAACATGGAGTTCATGGAACAGAGGCAGTCAATGGAGAAAAATTTGGTTTCCATGGCCCGGGAAGTTGAGAAATTACGTGCTGAGCTTGCAAGTGCTGATAGCAGACATTGGGGTGGTGGTATGTCAGGTATGACTTGTTTGTTATATTGTCCTTTTGCCGAATTTTTTATCCTTCAATAAATAACTCGTGTGTATTTATTCGCAACTCAGGTTGTTAGATAAATTACAAATTGTTCTTTTGTCCCTTTATTTCATGTTTGATTCATTTATGAAGGTGGGCCTTATGGAACCAAATTTGGTAGCCCAGAGGGTTTTCCTGCTCCATATGCAGATGGATATGGTGTTCACCTGGTATGTGGTTTCCTTAATTTACAGATTTTAGATTAAGCACTCCTTAATTTGCTGATAGATATGGAGTTCACTTTTCATGTGCTGCTGTTCAGGGTGCTGCAGATAAAGGTCCTATGTATGGGGTAGGTGCTGCTTCGAGAAAGGGGCATGAGAAGCCACGCATGAATCGTCGTTGAAATTCAAGCAACTGCTATTGGTGATGAAGAAAGTCTTGCCATCACTTTGCATTCTCTGTTTGCAGAATAGCTGAGATTGAGTTTGATGTCCTTCTGTGTATGCATGCGACACCAGTGGTCATTTATCTGGAACTCTGGATATATTTAGTCCTAAACTGGCATATGTAGGTTTTAGTGTTGCTTAgctttttcttaaagaaaacaTTGCTGCAGTATCTCtatgtttaaaatttagtatGATGGTATTCTTCACTTTATCTATCTTCCATTGTTACATGTTTCAGTTATTGTTATGTTTTTGGTTGCTTATTGCGACTTGTCTTTCTTCtgggtaaaaaattattttctgttCATCATGAGCTGGAAAGAAGCATCATAAGGTTGAGGTTTTTAAACTCCCATGTGCTGAATTGTGCGAGCTGAAGTTAAATAGATGAGGGGTTTGTCAGGCTTGCATTATTAGAAGAGTATGGatattttgtttcaactttcaactgcTGTTGCATATGCTCCTTGTTGAACTCCTGGCAACATGTTGAATGAGTGGTGGTGTTGAATGCATTTTTTGTCAAGGATTATGGATGTGTGGTTTTGGAATCAGTCTACTGGATAATTACTACTTTGTCAGAGGAGTGATCACATGTAGAGGAAATTGGAGCATAATTTATATTAGGTTATGTTTTCTAGTTTACTCAAGTGAACAAAATGAGAAGTTGCTCTTTTTCTACAATTAGAGTATGTTTCTGACTTTCTGTTAGGATAGAGTGGTAGATTTAAGTTTTTAACTATTTGTAAGATTGGATAAACCTTGCCCAGAAGTGCTGGAGATGTTGGATTTCATTTGGCTATAGCCAGTGTATTTCTGCAACTGGTAAAAGAGGCATCCTGCTCAAATTATTGGAAATATAAATTTGGGAATGGCTTATGTTGCGAATAACTTCTGGAGTGTATATAGGATGTCCTTTTCTCGGAGATAAAGTTGCAAGCTTGTAATGATGAGCGAAATTTATTGTTTCATTTTCCGGAAAAGATGCTTGTGTTGAAGGTGGCTGTACTCACTTTTGGAGTTGATATATTTACCTGcacaaaatatttaagtttggGAGTATTCAAGCATTTTTGTTCCTTATTTTCTATGCAAAGTTTCTGGTAATAACTACTACATTTTCTGGCATGGAGGGTGACTGGTGAAATGTGTTGCTTTTGTCATAAAATGGCATTGTTGATGACACATTTGCATTGTAGGCTGTAACAATGTGCAGGGGCATGTGTTTTCCTCTTTAGATAATCTGGCATTCTGTTATGTTTGTTGATTGAGGAAAACCACTAATACAACAAATGTGGATGGAGTGGATACATATATAGATGTATGTCGTACCTTTGTTTAGTATTGCTCTAAAAAATCTCAATTGTTCAGTTAGACCTTTTGGGATTTTGACAAGTTTACGTTGACTACTGAGGGTCTAACACAACCGTCCTGCGTTACCCTGAATTGAGACTGGCTATGAGACTTTGTAGGATAAGACTTATGTTGTTGTTCAGTTAGACCTTGGGTGCTTTAAGTTggttaatactatattttacgTGAGAAACTGAGTTCATTGAAATTATACATTCACTCAGCTAGGTAGTAGTGCTATAGGTCTTGTATTGCTCTTGCAAACTATTTATTTGAAGTGGACCAGAAATTGGCTGATTTAATGGTAGGATGAAAAGTTAGAGTTAACTTACATATCTGCCTAGCTTTAGGATTTCAGGGGGATGTTATCCATTTATaccatttttaatattgaaaatttgaaagagAACAAGAACCGGTAGTGTTGCATCTCATACCACCACAAAGTTTCTCATTCTTTATACCGGTTGAGGTGCTGAAATCTCTTTGGTCAAGGTCCTCCATGATATGCTGGATTCTCGTATGTTGCTAGATTCACTGTGGAATATCAGAAGAGAAGGCTTCGAGCCTGCGATATGTGTGAAAGCCAGCTGTTGATCAAAAAGCTCATAGGCAAGTATTCTGCTTCTCTTTATCGGTCTGAATGATGTACCAAATGTAGAACTTGTTATTTGTTACCCTGCTGCTTACAGTCATGTACGGTTTAGTATGTTGCTTATTATGAAACTTAATTGTTGCACGCCTGAATTAGGGTATATTAGTGTTAGATCATCTTCAGGTTTTGTTTCTAGTGATGTCATCTAACCAGAAGTTTTAGTGTAATGGTCAggaatttaaaatcttaattctaTATTAGTGTAATGATTTAATATAATGCCATCTGTCAATCTATCCTGCTTAAAATCTTAAGAACTATGATCTTCTACAGGCTCAATGATAGGTTTCAACTGATACAGTGAAAGATTTAGAAAAGAATAAAGGCAATGAGCACGTATGTTATTGATTGGGTTGGCTGGTCAACGTGACCAGAGAATATAGTGTGATATTCAAGAGACCTCTCCTCTCCTAACAACTTCTGAGTAAATTCTTAACTGCCTAACTACATGGCTTAAGACTACGGAGAAAGATTTTGGACTGCACTTTAATCAATGGTCAACTAATCTACAAGAAGCGTTTATAACTAGGAATAGATAGAAGGGGTAGTGCAGTTGTAATAGTTTTATTTGGGGCTAGCCTGGCTCTCTCAGATTTATTAGCCTGAGAATTAGAATCAGCTATCTTAACAAACTCATTATGTATtaatagtacctctggtactccaaatatatatatttctatttttgctgagcaaaaaaaaaacatcttcttTCCTCCCTATTTATAAGCTATTCAGTTACAACTGTGTTTCCCCTCTATTAGCCATTACATATACTCTCTTAACCATTGATCTCCTATGAATCAAATATTTGCATACTTGGAGCAATCTGAAGTTGCAGATGGAAAAGTTCTATATGCAATGTTCCTATAGGTCTTGATTGTTGTTAGGCTTCTAATATGAGCAAAGGAACATTAATCAAATCATTCAATATTGTTTGCTACCTTTGGATTGTCGGACCACCCAGTTAAGTTGGATGCATTATAGCTAAAGTTCAGCATTTACATCTTATAGATTGCATTTATTCCAGTGGTGGGTTGAGTATACCAGTTGTTATTGGTACTTTTCTCTGCAAGGGATTCATATGTAGCAGAATTTGGAATTTTGGAGACTACTTTGTTGAAAAACAATCAGCTGCAGCTAGTTTATTTAGgttatattttagttattattgcTGACTTGAACATGAATTGTATGATTTTGGAATCTGCAGTCTCTGGAATAAGCTTGACCGAGAGTATTAAGGGCAGGAGACAAGATGAATAGTCAGCTTCCTTAGTGAGATAAGGGTCTGGGGATTAGCTATAATGTTGACCTGGTTTCCACCTAGATCAAAAAATACCTGCATTCATTTCTTTTTGGGTAATGCTTAAAGCAATTAGCTTCATGAATCTTTTGAGGTTACTTGAGCACTTTATCAGGGTGATGGATGCTAGCAGTCTTTTGCTTATTTAGTTCTCATCAGATTTATTTGCTTATGATATATAatgattcttttgttttgttcgGAAACTGCTATTTCTATATAATATAGCATTCAGGAGTATATTCTTTTACTTGTCTTCTATTATgctttttcatgtattttccCCTGCTGAACTTTGTATACATATTCAATTATCTTGCCATTTATTTCATCCTAATCTTATATTTATTGTGGTTGCAGATGGAAAGCTGGGATTCTTGTTGGGGGAGGACTGAGAAGTAACGAAAAACcccatatatttattttgaataacacCGGTAGgttctttattatttcaaaatgtgAAATTCGTTGAAGCTTTTATTGGACTGAAGAACCATTGGTCACTGGTGGATGGATATATTTTACCTGGCTGTGATGGATTGAGATAAACGCATTAGCATGCCTTTGTTGGGTTGGATCACATTATTGAGATTGGAAATGAAAGCTTTAGCGGTAAGCAACTAAGCATGGGTTGTTTCTAACTTACAAATGTTAGTTTAGTTCGCTAGATGGATCATGAGTCCTTGCTTCAGATATTGTTTACCGTGTCATGTCTGAGGGATGCCTCAGTATCTATCTTAACGTATTGTTCAGTACAATTCAGATTGATTCTACTCATCCACTACCTGTTGTTTTGAGGCTGGGTCGGGAAAATGAAGCCTCTTTTacacacttttttttgttgttgctcctaattGGTTTTGGCATTTAAAGATAGTCATGTTTGCAATGTTTGGAATAATATCGATGCAAATCCTACACATTGCAGACAACTCGGGATCATCATATTTTGTTGATGTGTTATCCTCGTGCATGGACAGCTTTAGGTTCTCAGAGCTGCTCAACAGGAGTTGAGAGACTATTGATGCGGATGGTTTTCAATTTCTTACCCATATATTTCAGTTATCTGTTTCCTTTATGGTTGATTGTGGTGCAGTTGCTTTTGATCGTGTAATTGCGGTTTATTTGTCACTGAACTAGATACCCGTTACATAttaggttttattattttaagggTTATAAAGTTGTGGCCAAATTATCTATTTCGTCTtgcaaaaatagtatttttcttttcttccattgggTACCTCATTTAGtctttgtaaattcctttatcCATTCTTATGTAGTTATTGTGCTAGTCTTTCATTAGTTTCGAATAGTTTTTGCCTACTTTTTAGTCCTAAATATTACGACTTAgtatttgctttattttttaaagctagtcattcattatttttaagcAAAGTAGGCATTAACAGACAAACACGAAGGGGAATCTAATAAAGGGATTGAATGGGAACAAACATTTTGTATAGAAGactaagaaataattttttgcataaGCATTTAcagataagaaaatgaaaagtaacatgagttaaattttatttacaagttAAAATTGTTAAAGACTTGCAGTAACTGATGAGAGTAAGAAACACTAAGACCACGCCCCTGCACCCAACAACATATATAAGCGTGAATAGGGAGTGCTTGATCTTTTAGACCATCTCGTGCATGTAGCTTGCCATAATTAGAATTCCGCCTAAATGTAATTGCTGAGTTATCATTTTCTTGTATAACCTAATTGTAATAAAAGGAAATCAGTATTTCAGTTTGTACATTGTATAGGATAAATAATTactcataaataattaaaaactataataagtaatattttaaatatacaaattatttatattatagttaaaatttatagtaaataaatatttttaaatttataattaataatttaaattgtgacattttaaaattaaatcaaatagttGATTAAAAATGAAGTATACAACCAAATATAAAAGGGATAGTTTGAGATGATTGCGATAAATTTCTGCGGCAGTAGTGGTAAAACACACTTGCCGAGAAAAGAGAGAATGTGTGTTGAAAATGTCTAAACAAGAGTGTTGAAAGATTTCAAGTTGAGAATTCTAATTTGAGTATTACTCATCTCTCCCTTTATTCTCTTCCTCTAATGATATAACCTTCTTtacgataataataataataaaaaaaatgaggtaaTTAAATTTCCAATTGGATACTAATTGTTGG of the Glycine max cultivar Williams 82 chromosome 13, Glycine_max_v4.0, whole genome shotgun sequence genome contains:
- the LOC100787621 gene encoding protein FLX-like 3-like isoform X1 → MIQYNSALGSILYSFIHCSACWVCRVRVRCSIGEDPFPSRRSLEMASRHRVHREPLNARRGYPPEGPYARVPPMPRPPPPIPPHPAVLEEELEFQHAEMRRLVADNRRLIDDRMALQRDLGAAKEELHRMNLAIGDIRAEHEAHSRELVEKGMKMEADLRANEPLKNEVMQLRSEVKKLNNLKQELTGKVQTLTQDVARLQADNQQIPMMRAEIDGLHQELMRARTMVDYEKKANMEFMEQRQSMEKNLVSMAREVEKLRAELASADSRHWGGGMSGGPYGTKFGSPEGFPAPYADGYGVHLGAADKGPMYGVGAASRKGHEKPRMNRR
- the LOC100787621 gene encoding Protein FLX-like 3-like — its product is MASRHRVHREPLNARRGYPPEGPYARVPPMPRPPPPIPPHPAVLEEELEFQHAEMRRLVADNRRLIDDRMALQRDLGAAKEELHRMNLAIGDIRAEHEAHSRELVEKGMKMEADLRANEPLKNEVMQLRSEVKKLNNLKQELTGKVQTLTQDVARLQADNQQIPMMRAEIDGLHQELMRARTMVDYEKKANMEFMEQRQSMEKNLVSMAREVEKLRAELASADSRHWGGGMSGGPYGTKFGSPEGFPAPYADGYGVHLGAADKGPMYGVGAASRKGHEKPRMNRR